From one Triticum urartu cultivar G1812 chromosome 3, Tu2.1, whole genome shotgun sequence genomic stretch:
- the LOC125544800 gene encoding basic salivary proline-rich protein 2 produces the protein MSGSGGPSGRGSAGGTRSFDFGTDDVLCSYDDFAAPSEPKRPDPVDKDFHESRFGRPSVKVYEQDSYAKEDVLSAVEKCMKKYADNLLRSLEGITSRLSQLEIYCYKLERSIGELRADVLRDETDLRLKSLEKHLHEVHRSIQILRDKQELADTQKELAKFQLTHDESKKKEDVLTPFPEAKNPEEKRDAASQQLALALPHQVNSAALVPRASGPVQQYNDQPVQQTAPSSLVPQQDRYAVSQAIVYYPQHQAPGNQDTQGQQVQQEVQYLPVRPQAQDVHASSQPQSANQTQPQSYTPYQQQWQQQPSRSSPAPAAQQQQPFSQPFPPPVQQSQLSNAHQFPTQPAQQSQLSNVQQFPTQPAQQSQLPNVQQFPTQPAQQSQLSNAQQFPPPQQSNPHLPQTAQPQHPHAQTQMRPPTPPPNYSGGYPPHQPLNPSPETLPGSTAMQGQYNTIAPSGVTHSEGQYSYGGPGIPPSQPPPQHNMQRQQLPPPGQGSFGPPPGKGGYPPQYAPQGHPQGYNTSYGSYPPSGPSAVQAAQMPPGSSQHHMMRGHPYGDMIEKAITMGYPREQVLNVIQRMTESGQQIDFNALLDRLNESGSGAPPRPW, from the exons ATGTCCGGCTCCGGCGGGCCCTCAGGCCGCGGCTCCGCAGGCGGCACTCGGAGCTTCGACTTCGGCACGGACGACGTGCTCTGCTCCTACGACGACTTCGCCGCCCCCTCCGAGCCCAAGCGACCCGATCCAGTCGACAAG GATTTTCATGAGAGCAGATTTGGGAGACCATCTGTTAAAGTTTATGAACAAGATAGTTATGCCAAAGAGGATGTACTTTCTGCTGTTGAGAAATGCATGAAGAAATATGCTGATAATTTGCTAAGGTCTCTTGAAGGAATCACCAGCAGGCTTTCACAGCTGGAGATTTATTGCTATAAGCTTGAGAGGTCCATAGGCGAGCTTCGAGCTGATGTGCTTCGTGATGAAACTGATCTAAGATTAAAGTCTCTTGAGAAACATCTACATGAA GTGCACAGGTCTATTCAAATCCTTCGAGACAAGCAAGAGTTAGCGGATACTCAGAAGGAGCTAGCCAAGTTTCAACTTACACACGATGAATCTAAAAAGAAAGAAGATGTGCTGACACCTTTCCCCGAGGCAAAGAATCCTGAAGAAAAGCGCGATGCAGCAAGTCAGCAGCTGGCACTTGCTTTGCCTCATCAGGTGAACTCAGCGGCACTTGTACCTAGAGCTTCTGGACCAGTCCAACAGTACAATGATCAACCTGTGCAGCAGACGGCCCCTAGCTCTCTTGTACCACAGCAGGACCGCTATGCTGTTAGCCAAGCCATTGTTTACTACCCACAACACCAAGCTCCAGGCAACCAGGACACACAAGGTCAGCAAGTACAACAAGAGGTGCAATACCTGCCAGTAAGgcctcaagctcaagatgtccATGCTTCATCCCAGCCTCAGTCAGCAAATCAAACCCAGCCCCAGTCTTACACTCCTTACCAGCAGCAGTGGCAGCAGCAACCCTCTCGTTCATCTCCTGCACCAGCAGCTCAGCAACAGCAGCCTTTCTCCCAGCCATTTCCTCCACCTGTGCAGCAGTCCCAACTATCTAATGCTCATCAGTTTCCAACACAGCCAGCACAGCAGTCCCAGCTGTCTAATGTTCAGCAGTTTCCAACACAACCAGCGCAGCAGTCCCAGCTGCCTAATGTTCAGCAGTTTCCAACACAACCAGCGCAGCAGTCCCAGTTGTCTAATGCTCAACAGTTTCCTCCACCACAGCAATCCAACCCTCATCTTCCTCAGACAGCGCAACCACAACATCCTCATGCGCAAACTCAGATGAGACCCCCGACCCCCCCACCAAACTACTCTGGTGGCTATCCACCCCACCAGCCATTGAACCCTTCCCCTGAAACTCTGCCCGGCAGCACGGCTATGCAAGGACAATACAACACCATTGCTCCATCAGGTGTGACTCATTCTGAAGGGCAATATTCATATGGTGGACCTGGCATCCCACCATCTCAGCCACCACCGCAGCACAACATGCAAAGGCAGCAGCTTCCTCCTCCAGGCCAGGGCTCTTTCGGGCCGCCTCCAGGTAAGGGGGGCTATCCTCCGCAGTATGCGCCGCAGGGGCATCCGCAGGGTTACAACACATCGTATGGCAGCTACCCGCCGAGTGGTCCTTCTGCAGTCCAGGCAGCACAGATGCCTCCAGGGTCATCGCAGCATCACATGATGCGCGGCCATCCATACGGAGATATGATCGAGAAGGCAATCACCATGGGATATCCAAGGGAGCAGGTGCTGAATGTGATCCAGAGGATGACTGAGAGCGGGCAGCAGATAGATTTCAATGCGTTGCTCGACAGGCTGAACGAATCAGGCTCCGGAGCACCCCCTCGCCCGTGGTGA